The Armatimonadota bacterium genome includes a region encoding these proteins:
- a CDS encoding aldo/keto reductase: MENRKIADRNVGALGLGCMGMSWAYGTADKDEALRTLDRALELGVDFWDTADVYGAGDNEKLLAGSLKGRRDRVFLATKFGNVYDRSMTSHQDLVQQDKGWIVDGTPAYVRKCAELSLSRLGTDAIDLYYQHRVDPRVPIEETVGEMVRLKEEGKIRHLGLSEASAETVRRAHKVHPIAAVQSEYSLWTRDFEADVIPTCQELGITFVPYSPLGRGFLTGTITKPEDLEENDWRRQSPRFQPENLERNSALAARVKAVADELLCTPAQVALAWVLAKGPDMVPIPGTKRVRYLEDNVGATKVTLSPHHIEALDGFETSGARYAPMGMEYVNG, from the coding sequence ATGGAAAACAGAAAGATCGCAGACCGTAACGTCGGCGCCCTCGGGCTCGGATGCATGGGCATGTCTTGGGCCTATGGGACGGCGGACAAAGACGAAGCCCTCCGAACGCTCGACCGTGCCCTCGAGCTCGGCGTGGACTTTTGGGACACGGCCGACGTCTACGGCGCTGGCGACAACGAGAAGCTTCTTGCCGGATCGCTCAAGGGGCGCCGCGACCGGGTCTTCCTCGCGACCAAGTTCGGCAACGTCTACGACCGCTCGATGACCTCCCACCAGGACCTCGTCCAGCAGGACAAAGGCTGGATCGTGGACGGGACGCCCGCCTACGTCAGAAAGTGCGCCGAACTGAGCCTCTCTCGCCTAGGGACCGACGCGATCGACCTCTACTACCAGCACCGTGTCGACCCGCGCGTGCCGATCGAAGAGACGGTCGGCGAGATGGTGCGCCTGAAGGAAGAAGGCAAGATCCGGCACCTCGGCCTCTCCGAGGCTTCGGCGGAAACGGTCCGCAGGGCCCACAAAGTCCACCCGATCGCAGCCGTCCAATCGGAGTATTCGCTCTGGACCCGCGACTTCGAAGCCGACGTCATTCCCACATGCCAGGAACTTGGCATTACGTTCGTGCCCTATTCCCCTCTTGGCCGAGGGTTCCTCACGGGCACGATCACGAAACCCGAAGACCTGGAGGAGAACGACTGGCGACGACAGTCTCCACGGTTCCAACCTGAAAACCTGGAACGCAACTCGGCCCTTGCCGCCCGAGTCAAGGCCGTCGCCGACGAGCTTCTGTGCACTCCAGCCCAGGTCGCCTTGGCGTGGGTGCTCGCGAAGGGTCCGGACATGGTCCCGATCCCAGGGACGAAACGGGTGCGCTACCTTGAAGACAACGTCGGAGCCACGAAAGTGACGCTCAGCCCGCACCATATCGAGGCTCTTGACGGCTTCGAGACCTCCGGTGCCCGCTACGCGCCGATGGGGATGGAATACGTCAACGGCTGA
- a CDS encoding cell division/cell wall cluster transcriptional repressor MraZ has protein sequence MAETQPPVFDEMAGGDEVAVDEKGRVVIGKELRESVGEPFVLGRGEVGCLILYPRDEWNALNAMVKQVDPWNPARRTFERLMVGGAQVGEKFDKQGRILVPKDMREFAKLKDRAKVIGISGRVEVWASQEFAAYQNDPEGYNRERRESVERAYWRLAGEA, from the coding sequence ATGGCCGAGACCCAGCCGCCCGTGTTCGACGAGATGGCCGGCGGCGACGAAGTCGCCGTCGACGAGAAAGGCCGCGTCGTGATCGGGAAGGAGCTCAGGGAATCGGTCGGCGAACCGTTCGTCTTAGGTCGCGGCGAGGTCGGGTGTCTGATCCTCTATCCGCGCGACGAGTGGAACGCACTCAACGCGATGGTGAAGCAGGTCGACCCGTGGAACCCGGCGCGCAGGACGTTCGAAAGGTTGATGGTCGGCGGCGCGCAGGTCGGCGAGAAGTTCGACAAGCAGGGAAGGATCCTGGTCCCGAAGGACATGCGCGAGTTCGCGAAATTGAAGGACCGGGCGAAGGTGATCGGGATTTCGGGCCGGGTCGAGGTGTGGGCTTCGCAAGAGTTCGCGGCCTACCAGAACGACCCTGAGGGCTACAACCGCGAAAGGCGGGAGTCGGTGGAACGGGCTTATTGGCGGCTCGCGGGCGAGGCATGA
- the rsmH gene encoding 16S rRNA (cytosine(1402)-N(4))-methyltransferase RsmH yields the protein MTPTHVPVMLEEVLAALPLAPGATVVDGTLGLAGHAVEMAERISPGGLLVGLDWDKDMLSKAKERLSGLKDVEVKTRHTDYRALPEALEEACRESGRTPEADAVLLDLGLSNVHLEDASYGISFLREGPLDMRMDRTRGEPAAAWLNRASAKEIEDVLFTLGDERWARRIASVVVERRKTRPLKTTSDLVECVHAAIPVAKREKRIHPATRTFQAVRIHSNKELDEMEEAMLRIAQILRKGGVLCVLSYHSGEDRAVKHAFRSLAKAGTHEELYRKPLVPSDAEVAANPKARSAKMRAVRRVS from the coding sequence ATGACGCCGACCCACGTGCCCGTGATGCTCGAAGAGGTTTTGGCGGCGCTTCCTTTGGCGCCCGGAGCGACCGTGGTGGACGGGACGCTCGGGCTCGCAGGGCACGCCGTCGAGATGGCGGAACGGATTTCGCCAGGAGGACTGCTCGTGGGACTCGATTGGGACAAGGATATGTTGAGCAAGGCGAAGGAACGCCTCAGTGGCCTGAAAGACGTCGAGGTGAAGACCCGGCACACGGATTATCGCGCCTTGCCCGAGGCCCTTGAGGAAGCGTGCCGCGAGAGCGGGCGCACGCCTGAGGCCGACGCCGTCCTTCTCGACCTCGGCCTGAGCAACGTCCACCTGGAAGACGCCTCCTACGGCATCAGTTTCCTCCGCGAAGGCCCCCTCGACATGCGCATGGACCGCACGAGAGGCGAGCCCGCCGCGGCCTGGTTGAACCGCGCCTCGGCCAAGGAGATCGAAGACGTCCTTTTCACGCTCGGCGACGAACGGTGGGCGCGTCGCATCGCCTCCGTCGTCGTCGAGCGTCGCAAGACCCGTCCCTTGAAGACCACGTCCGACCTGGTCGAATGCGTCCACGCCGCCATACCTGTCGCCAAGCGCGAAAAGCGGATCCATCCGGCGACAAGGACGTTCCAGGCCGTCCGCATCCACAGCAACAAGGAGCTCGACGAAATGGAAGAAGCGATGTTGCGCATCGCTCAGATCCTCCGCAAAGGCGGCGTGCTGTGCGTCTTGAGCTACCACAGCGGGGAAGACCGTGCCGTCAAGCACGCCTTCCGGTCGCTTGCGAAAGCGGGCACCCACGAGGAGCTTTACCGAAAGCCGCTCGTCCCGAGCGACGCCGAAGTCGCCGCGAACCCGAAAGCGCGCAGCGCGAAGATGCGCGCCGTCCGGAGGGTCTCGTGA
- a CDS encoding penicillin-binding protein 2, protein MKSAEAVRYRAVGWCFVGAFVVAGYSQAKLQVVDRQRVLDVADRIAHFDQDKVEVPRRGSVLSSDGKVLAQTEDESELGLNYEKIPSSPAFFMELSSATGIPATELSVRPPKRNGRVWRTPLTADQARAVRKVRREWSADGVSLESAKGRDYPLLDACSGLVGAVRDGVAIAGLEKSQDSRLKGVEGESRGFIDRTGAFVPDKDARNRPKQNGADIVLTIDSGLQIAAVQSLRAAVEANKAKSGCVIAMDQKTGDILAMANWPSFDPTGSWKPGDDFNMASMGAYEPGSTFKILTLAKGLDSGAVRSGDHYQCSGQIQVGDRTIHCADHHGSRAHGDVDLERAIGKSCNVAAANWALKVGHDEFVRFMDSMGLFEKTDLGLPSERKGQFNRKDYAKRVQTATNGFGQSMNCVPVNLAAAYCMIANGGKMMVPRLIRKLGNEEVPVKERGQIVKSEVAQEVMKMMESVIESDFGTGKKLKVAGYKLAGKTGTAQKVGTAKGKYVANFVGMVPSSDPRAVVLVMIDCPSAGKYYGGEVAGPVFVDMAKAVIRRFGIPPTEGHGR, encoded by the coding sequence ATGAAGTCCGCTGAAGCCGTGCGTTACCGGGCCGTCGGTTGGTGCTTCGTCGGTGCGTTCGTCGTCGCGGGTTACAGCCAAGCGAAACTCCAAGTCGTCGACCGCCAGCGCGTCCTCGACGTGGCCGACCGTATCGCGCACTTCGACCAAGACAAGGTCGAAGTCCCTCGCCGGGGATCGGTGCTGTCCTCTGACGGCAAAGTCTTGGCCCAGACCGAAGACGAATCGGAACTCGGCCTGAACTATGAGAAGATCCCCTCCAGCCCGGCGTTCTTTATGGAGCTCTCGTCCGCGACGGGCATTCCGGCGACCGAGCTCTCGGTCCGGCCTCCGAAACGGAACGGCCGGGTCTGGCGGACGCCCTTGACCGCGGATCAAGCGCGGGCCGTCCGAAAAGTCCGTCGGGAATGGAGCGCGGACGGTGTTTCCCTCGAAAGCGCGAAAGGTCGCGACTACCCGTTGCTCGACGCCTGCTCCGGCCTCGTCGGTGCCGTGCGGGACGGCGTGGCGATCGCCGGCCTCGAGAAGAGCCAGGATTCGCGGTTGAAGGGCGTCGAAGGCGAGTCCCGCGGGTTCATCGACAGGACGGGTGCGTTCGTTCCGGACAAAGACGCTCGGAACCGGCCGAAACAGAACGGAGCCGACATCGTCCTGACGATCGATTCGGGGCTGCAGATCGCCGCCGTACAATCGCTCCGGGCCGCGGTCGAAGCGAACAAGGCCAAGTCGGGATGTGTGATCGCGATGGACCAGAAGACCGGCGACATCCTTGCCATGGCGAACTGGCCCTCGTTCGATCCCACCGGAAGTTGGAAGCCCGGCGACGATTTCAACATGGCGTCGATGGGCGCGTACGAGCCCGGTTCGACGTTCAAGATCTTGACGTTGGCCAAGGGCCTCGACTCCGGGGCCGTCAGGTCGGGCGACCACTATCAGTGTTCGGGCCAGATCCAGGTCGGCGATCGGACCATCCATTGTGCGGACCACCACGGGAGCCGCGCCCACGGCGACGTTGACCTCGAACGTGCGATCGGCAAGAGCTGCAACGTCGCGGCCGCGAACTGGGCGCTCAAAGTCGGTCACGACGAGTTCGTCCGGTTCATGGACAGCATGGGGCTGTTCGAGAAGACCGACCTCGGCCTCCCGTCGGAGCGGAAGGGACAATTCAACCGGAAAGACTATGCGAAGCGGGTGCAGACAGCGACGAACGGGTTCGGACAATCGATGAACTGCGTGCCCGTCAACCTCGCCGCCGCCTATTGCATGATCGCGAACGGCGGCAAGATGATGGTCCCCCGCTTGATCCGCAAACTTGGAAACGAAGAGGTTCCCGTTAAAGAACGTGGACAAATCGTCAAGTCAGAAGTCGCCCAGGAAGTCATGAAGATGATGGAGTCCGTCATCGAGTCGGACTTCGGTACGGGCAAGAAGCTCAAGGTTGCGGGATACAAGCTGGCAGGCAAGACAGGGACGGCCCAAAAGGTCGGGACCGCCAAAGGCAAGTACGTCGCGAACTTCGTCGGCATGGTGCCCTCGTCGGACCCGCGCGCGGTCGTGCTCGTCATGATCGACTGTCCGTCGGCAGGCAAGTACTACGGCGGCGAAGTCGCGGGGCCGGTTTTTGTGGACATGGCCAAGGCCGTGATCCGCAGGTTCGGCATCCCGCCCACGGAAGGTCACGGACGGTAG
- a CDS encoding UDP-N-acetylmuramoyl-L-alanyl-D-glutamate--2,6-diaminopimelate ligase, which translates to MKPKRLSEIVDGAAVRCSTDWGSDPTVRWVTADSRDVRPDSLFVCMPSARQDTHAFLPAAAEAGAVACVVHSPDAVATAQGLGLAVVGIANEGQAFHFAVGRLCRSAFDDPTLETTVVGVTGTNGKTTTAWMVRNALVDLGAQAAYLGTLGFQTTGAMRPLENTTPFPVETWRLLEEARESGCEAVVLEASSHALYQRRLAGVSFDVGVFTNLTQDHLDFHESMESYAAAKKLLFTEYAAASSKEFAACVNIGDATGASWIPDLACPVFTFGSADAMIRTEGQDVQVDGLTLAVEGGPSKRLKFGGHYNVENATSALAALTALGYEAEEALEALATVSPVPGRFEPVPNGQGIGVLVDYAHTPDALDNLLRSVRELRPRQIVTVFGCGGDRDRTKRPKMAAAASSLSDVTVVTSDNPRTEDPEAIIDEIVPGIKNGARWERVTDRRAAIERAVRIAEPGDVVVIAGKGHEDYQIIGREKVHMSDQEMAAEALKGRSAVEA; encoded by the coding sequence GTGAAGCCGAAGAGACTCTCCGAAATCGTCGACGGCGCTGCCGTGCGTTGTTCGACCGATTGGGGCAGCGATCCGACCGTCCGGTGGGTGACGGCGGACTCGCGGGACGTCCGCCCGGACTCGCTCTTCGTCTGCATGCCGAGCGCCCGTCAGGACACTCACGCGTTCCTTCCGGCAGCCGCCGAAGCCGGCGCAGTCGCCTGTGTCGTCCACTCACCGGACGCGGTCGCGACGGCACAAGGCCTCGGACTAGCCGTCGTCGGGATCGCGAACGAAGGTCAAGCGTTCCACTTCGCAGTCGGTCGGCTGTGCCGGAGCGCGTTCGACGACCCTACGTTGGAAACGACCGTCGTCGGCGTGACCGGAACGAACGGGAAGACGACGACGGCTTGGATGGTGCGCAACGCCCTTGTCGACCTCGGGGCCCAAGCCGCCTATCTGGGCACCCTCGGGTTCCAGACCACGGGAGCGATGAGGCCGCTAGAGAACACGACACCGTTCCCGGTCGAAACGTGGCGGCTGCTCGAAGAGGCCCGCGAGTCGGGGTGCGAGGCGGTCGTCTTGGAAGCCTCGTCCCACGCCCTTTACCAGCGAAGGTTGGCCGGAGTGTCGTTCGACGTCGGCGTCTTCACGAACCTGACGCAAGACCACTTGGACTTCCATGAGTCGATGGAGTCGTACGCCGCGGCGAAGAAACTGTTGTTCACGGAGTACGCCGCCGCCTCGTCCAAGGAATTCGCGGCCTGCGTCAACATCGGTGACGCCACCGGCGCGTCGTGGATCCCGGACTTGGCCTGCCCGGTGTTCACGTTCGGCAGCGCCGACGCGATGATCCGGACCGAGGGACAGGACGTCCAAGTCGACGGCCTGACGCTCGCCGTCGAGGGCGGGCCGTCGAAGCGGCTCAAATTCGGCGGACATTACAACGTCGAGAACGCGACGTCCGCCCTCGCGGCCCTGACCGCTTTGGGGTACGAGGCGGAAGAGGCCTTGGAAGCCCTCGCGACGGTGTCGCCCGTTCCGGGCCGTTTCGAGCCGGTCCCGAACGGTCAAGGGATCGGCGTCCTCGTCGACTACGCCCACACGCCTGACGCATTGGACAACCTGCTTCGGTCGGTGCGCGAGCTTCGGCCACGCCAGATCGTGACCGTGTTCGGTTGCGGGGGCGACCGGGACAGGACGAAGCGGCCCAAAATGGCCGCGGCCGCGTCGTCCCTCTCCGACGTGACCGTCGTGACGAGTGACAACCCTCGGACGGAAGACCCTGAAGCGATCATCGACGAGATCGTGCCTGGGATCAAGAACGGGGCCCGCTGGGAGCGCGTCACCGACCGTCGCGCCGCTATCGAACGCGCCGTACGGATTGCCGAACCTGGGGACGTCGTCGTGATCGCCGGTAAGGGGCACGAGGACTATCAGATCATCGGTCGGGAGAAGGTCCATATGAGCGACCAGGAGATGGCGGCGGAGGCCCTGAAGGGCCGATCGGCGGTGGAAGCTTGA
- the murF gene encoding UDP-N-acetylmuramoyl-tripeptide--D-alanyl-D-alanine ligase, with translation MKPLLIGSFAQKCGGRLVGCEPFRLITGFALDNREAGLGDLFLAIKGERQDGHDFALDAIERGATAAMVERPIEGPHVLVDDLVEALARFAGSCRADFESPVVAVTGSNGKTTTKEMTAAALTPLGPVLKSPANRNTEYTSPLVWADAAGQKSAVIEMAMRGPGQIAHLAKFTRPDVGVVTVIGTAHVEKVGTREGIMLAKAELLEALPADGVAVVWREDDFWPDLCERSAAPVRSFGFSVEAECRILGYRAVSWDSCVVRLSLDGKVADAHVPAVGRHQAQNAAAAVLAAHSVGVPVDQAAEALARTELPPLRLQVREKDGVTVILDTYNASPDSTVAAIQTIDEVPCEGRRVAVLGEMKELGDFTESGHRMVGKALANSSIDYVFLTGGPTGYIADEATMAGYPADQVEQDEALDIGHVRRFLGSLRPGDVALVKGSRALGLERALEDGADGA, from the coding sequence TTGAAGCCTCTGTTGATCGGATCGTTCGCTCAAAAGTGTGGGGGGCGGCTCGTGGGCTGTGAACCGTTTCGGCTGATCACTGGGTTCGCCCTCGACAATCGGGAAGCAGGGCTCGGCGACCTTTTCTTGGCCATCAAGGGAGAGCGGCAAGACGGTCACGACTTTGCCCTCGACGCGATCGAGAGAGGGGCGACGGCCGCAATGGTCGAACGGCCGATCGAGGGCCCTCACGTGCTCGTCGACGACCTCGTCGAAGCTCTTGCGCGGTTCGCTGGGTCGTGCCGGGCCGACTTTGAAAGCCCGGTCGTCGCCGTGACGGGCAGCAACGGTAAGACGACGACCAAGGAGATGACGGCAGCGGCCCTTACGCCGCTCGGCCCCGTCCTCAAGAGTCCGGCGAACCGCAACACGGAGTACACGTCCCCTTTGGTCTGGGCCGACGCTGCAGGCCAGAAGTCGGCGGTCATCGAGATGGCGATGCGCGGGCCCGGTCAGATCGCCCACTTGGCCAAGTTCACGCGGCCAGACGTCGGCGTCGTCACGGTCATTGGGACGGCGCACGTCGAAAAGGTGGGCACGCGGGAAGGGATCATGCTCGCCAAGGCCGAGCTCCTCGAGGCCCTGCCCGCTGACGGCGTCGCCGTCGTGTGGCGCGAAGACGACTTTTGGCCCGACCTCTGCGAGAGGTCGGCCGCACCGGTCCGGTCCTTCGGCTTTTCGGTCGAAGCCGAGTGCCGGATCTTAGGTTATCGGGCCGTTTCCTGGGACAGTTGCGTCGTCCGGCTTTCGCTCGACGGAAAGGTCGCAGACGCGCACGTGCCGGCGGTCGGCCGGCACCAGGCCCAAAACGCGGCTGCGGCCGTGCTCGCGGCCCACAGTGTCGGCGTCCCCGTCGACCAGGCGGCCGAAGCCCTCGCCAGGACCGAACTCCCGCCCTTGCGGCTCCAGGTCCGCGAGAAGGACGGGGTCACGGTCATCCTGGATACGTACAACGCCAGCCCCGACAGTACGGTCGCTGCGATCCAGACCATCGACGAAGTGCCTTGCGAAGGACGCCGCGTGGCCGTGCTCGGAGAGATGAAGGAGCTTGGCGACTTCACAGAGAGCGGGCACCGGATGGTCGGTAAGGCGCTGGCGAACTCGTCGATCGACTACGTTTTCTTGACGGGCGGGCCGACGGGTTACATCGCGGACGAGGCGACCATGGCGGGTTATCCTGCGGACCAGGTCGAACAAGACGAGGCCCTCGATATCGGCCACGTGCGCCGCTTTCTCGGATCGCTTCGGCCGGGCGACGTCGCCCTCGTGAAAGGGAGCCGCGCCCTCGGATTAGAACGGGCGCTCGAGGACGGTGCCGATGGCGCTTGA
- the murD gene encoding UDP-N-acetylmuramoyl-L-alanine--D-glutamate ligase: MRFERRTVAVAGMGVSGLALGKAVTSLGGRAVVFDQKPNDNPGVMRAVDALDAAGIDAVTGWHGRLDPDEFDLLAVSPGFPREHPAIRDMLTAGREVWSEVEFASRIARAPILGITGTNGKSTTTVMLWSLLVGSGRRAVLCGNIAGSGYPERTLTEAALNADQDDVLVAEISSYQLEWTSHFRPRVATVTNVTPDHMDRYKSFDDYFQTKLRLFAAMGDGDSVVANLDEPSLPEPVIQAAVPAGVRTVGFSPSGGRQGSGHTFRDGDRLRFSGFDAHLDDLPLFGEHNVTNAMAAWEMAASVTEPDEGTFEALRAFKGLANRMERLGDRDGVTLVNNSMCTNPAAVVASCRSLKGRLHILMGGVTKNLDFAPVGDYLRSTPHRVCLFGPDPDKMNAMLGSSWPHYPDMERAFEAAVGQAATGDTVILAPGCASAEPYANFKERGDAFRTMARDWLHKVQA, translated from the coding sequence TTGAGGTTCGAAAGACGGACGGTCGCTGTCGCAGGAATGGGCGTGAGCGGCCTGGCCCTGGGCAAGGCGGTCACCTCGTTGGGCGGGCGGGCGGTCGTGTTCGATCAGAAGCCGAACGACAACCCTGGAGTCATGCGCGCGGTCGACGCCCTGGACGCGGCCGGGATCGACGCCGTCACGGGTTGGCACGGCCGACTCGACCCTGACGAGTTCGACCTGCTCGCCGTCTCGCCGGGCTTCCCGCGCGAGCACCCCGCGATCCGCGACATGCTTACGGCGGGCCGCGAGGTCTGGAGTGAGGTGGAGTTCGCCTCCCGCATCGCAAGGGCGCCGATCCTCGGGATCACAGGGACCAACGGAAAGAGCACGACGACCGTCATGTTGTGGTCGTTGCTCGTCGGCTCGGGCCGTCGGGCCGTCCTTTGCGGGAACATCGCTGGGAGCGGTTATCCGGAGCGCACGTTGACCGAGGCCGCCCTGAATGCGGACCAGGACGACGTGCTGGTAGCCGAGATCAGCAGCTATCAACTGGAATGGACCTCTCACTTCCGGCCCCGGGTCGCGACGGTCACGAACGTCACCCCGGACCACATGGACCGCTACAAGTCGTTCGACGATTACTTTCAGACCAAGTTGCGACTGTTCGCTGCGATGGGCGACGGAGACTCGGTCGTCGCAAACCTCGACGAGCCGTCACTTCCGGAACCGGTGATCCAGGCGGCCGTTCCCGCCGGGGTCCGGACCGTGGGCTTTAGCCCTTCCGGTGGACGACAGGGAAGCGGGCACACGTTCCGTGACGGCGACCGGCTACGGTTTAGCGGCTTCGATGCCCACCTCGATGACTTGCCCCTGTTCGGCGAGCACAACGTGACGAACGCCATGGCCGCATGGGAAATGGCGGCTTCGGTGACCGAACCGGACGAAGGGACGTTCGAAGCGCTACGCGCCTTCAAAGGGCTTGCCAACCGGATGGAGCGGCTCGGAGACCGCGACGGAGTGACGCTGGTCAACAACTCGATGTGCACGAACCCGGCGGCGGTCGTGGCGAGCTGTCGGAGCCTTAAGGGCCGCCTGCACATCCTGATGGGAGGCGTCACGAAGAACTTGGATTTCGCCCCGGTCGGTGACTATCTTAGGTCGACGCCGCACCGCGTTTGCCTCTTCGGGCCGGATCCGGACAAGATGAACGCGATGCTCGGTTCGTCCTGGCCGCACTACCCCGACATGGAGCGGGCGTTCGAGGCGGCGGTCGGTCAGGCGGCGACAGGCGACACGGTGATCCTGGCCCCGGGTTGCGCCAGCGCCGAGCCATATGCCAATTTTAAGGAGCGCGGTGACGCGTTCCGCACGATGGCCAGGGACTGGTTACACAAAGTGCAAGCCTAG
- a CDS encoding FtsW/RodA/SpoVE family cell cycle protein: MMTKTKRMDPVLTWLACAATFIGLLAIYDAGYARAAADGMVVPREFRSQVVSTVGALIGAGLCWIVRAKEWRTLAWVVYTVTLVGLVLVKLIGTEINGATRWIDLKVMTVQPAEFAKIAVILVLASVLAFRKPAAKPPRPPRHWAERLDWVWIPRIGRSWPLLLVAVPAALVVFEPDLATAMVIAVVAGVMLVIGGVSRGSLVTLGLVTTVLVGVLVIKEPYRMERILHHGDRWSAENIEGIGYQTTQSEASMAEGSWLGVGLGEGRAKHTLPAPTTDFIGTTIAEETGLVGMLVVLAVMGGLTWRLFYLARNAQDRFGKLVLGGTAAWIGVQSCTNVVMANGFAPPIGVPMPFVSAGGSSLLALWMALGVCQSVLSRTEKEVSADETDRDRRWHGRTRFSRA; the protein is encoded by the coding sequence ATGATGACGAAGACGAAACGAATGGATCCCGTCCTGACGTGGCTCGCCTGTGCGGCCACGTTCATCGGACTTTTGGCGATTTATGACGCCGGATATGCGCGTGCGGCAGCGGACGGAATGGTGGTCCCCCGCGAGTTCCGGAGCCAGGTCGTGTCCACGGTCGGAGCCTTGATCGGCGCAGGTCTGTGCTGGATCGTCCGGGCCAAAGAGTGGAGGACATTGGCCTGGGTCGTCTACACCGTCACGCTCGTCGGGCTCGTCCTGGTCAAACTGATCGGGACCGAGATCAACGGCGCGACGCGGTGGATCGACCTCAAGGTGATGACGGTCCAGCCCGCGGAGTTCGCGAAGATCGCCGTGATCCTGGTCCTCGCCTCCGTGCTCGCCTTCCGTAAACCCGCGGCCAAGCCTCCGCGCCCGCCCCGGCATTGGGCGGAGAGGTTGGACTGGGTCTGGATCCCGCGCATCGGACGATCGTGGCCCTTGCTCCTGGTCGCCGTCCCGGCCGCGCTCGTCGTCTTCGAACCCGATCTGGCGACGGCCATGGTGATCGCCGTGGTCGCAGGCGTGATGCTCGTGATCGGCGGAGTCAGCCGTGGCTCTTTGGTCACGCTCGGGCTTGTGACGACGGTGCTCGTCGGTGTGCTCGTCATCAAGGAGCCGTACCGAATGGAACGGATCCTCCACCACGGCGACCGATGGAGCGCCGAGAACATCGAGGGGATCGGCTATCAGACGACCCAGAGCGAAGCGTCGATGGCGGAAGGGAGCTGGCTGGGCGTCGGCCTCGGCGAGGGCCGGGCGAAGCACACGTTGCCTGCCCCCACGACCGATTTCATCGGGACGACGATCGCGGAAGAGACGGGGCTGGTCGGAATGCTCGTCGTCCTCGCGGTGATGGGAGGCCTGACGTGGAGGCTGTTCTATCTGGCCCGGAACGCACAGGACCGGTTCGGTAAATTGGTGCTCGGCGGGACGGCGGCGTGGATCGGCGTCCAGTCGTGTACGAACGTCGTGATGGCCAACGGCTTCGCCCCTCCGATCGGGGTCCCGATGCCGTTCGTCAGCGCAGGCGGTTCGAGCCTATTGGCCTTATGGATGGCACTCGGAGTCTGCCAATCGGTGTTGAGCCGGACAGAAAAGGAGGTTTCCGCCGATGAGACTGATCGTGACAGGCGGTGGCACGGGCGGACACGTTTTTCCCGCGCTTGA
- the murG gene encoding undecaprenyldiphospho-muramoylpentapeptide beta-N-acetylglucosaminyltransferase, producing MRLIVTGGGTGGHVFPALETAHGAVSRGWDVAYLGSLRGIEGEQCRKAGIAFEGFPSGPVYRPFSSRGLRSVLNLLKATSSAVKVLRDRRPDAVFSTGGYASAPVVNAARKLGVPYVLHEQNTVPGRTNQLLGRNAEAVATVFDSAATWFPGCRVVRTGMPIRRELRDSAQGRLPLTHSLEKAAPIVLVMGGSQGSTALNDVALATAVRMASTEVQWLHVTGLSHFESTDSSLRKLAVRSDYAIKAYLDAEEMATAMFSCSLAVCRSGAGTLCELAAFRKPAILVPYPSAFRDHQTLNAREFEKIGAAEVLSQEGLSASTLEPRIHAWLNDHDRVRAAERSMADWDAPDALERILGLIGQSVRKEAFVA from the coding sequence ATGAGACTGATCGTGACAGGCGGTGGCACGGGCGGACACGTTTTTCCCGCGCTTGAAACGGCCCACGGAGCGGTGTCGCGAGGCTGGGACGTCGCGTACTTGGGTTCGTTAAGGGGCATCGAAGGAGAGCAGTGCCGCAAAGCCGGGATCGCGTTCGAAGGCTTTCCGAGCGGCCCGGTCTACAGACCGTTCTCTTCGAGGGGCCTGCGTTCCGTCTTAAACCTCCTCAAGGCGACGTCGTCCGCTGTCAAGGTTTTGAGGGACCGTCGTCCTGACGCGGTCTTCTCGACGGGCGGTTACGCGAGCGCTCCGGTCGTCAACGCAGCACGCAAGTTGGGGGTCCCCTACGTCCTCCACGAACAGAACACGGTGCCAGGCCGGACGAACCAGTTGCTCGGCCGGAACGCCGAGGCCGTCGCGACCGTGTTCGACTCCGCTGCGACGTGGTTCCCGGGATGTCGGGTCGTCCGGACGGGCATGCCGATCCGGAGGGAACTCCGAGACTCGGCCCAAGGCCGTCTCCCTTTAACCCATTCTCTGGAAAAGGCGGCTCCTATCGTTCTCGTCATGGGCGGGTCGCAGGGTTCGACGGCGCTCAACGACGTGGCCCTGGCGACGGCCGTCCGCATGGCGTCCACAGAGGTCCAGTGGCTTCACGTGACGGGTCTGTCGCACTTCGAGTCGACCGACTCCTCGTTGCGCAAACTGGCCGTCCGCTCTGACTACGCGATCAAGGCGTATCTGGACGCCGAAGAGATGGCGACCGCGATGTTCTCGTGTTCGCTCGCCGTCTGCCGTTCGGGAGCGGGGACGCTTTGCGAACTGGCCGCGTTCCGGAAGCCCGCGATCCTCGTGCCCTACCCCTCCGCCTTCCGCGACCACCAGACACTGAACGCGCGAGAGTTCGAAAAGATCGGGGCCGCCGAAGTCTTGTCCCAGGAGGGTCTATCGGCGAGCACGCTCGAACCGCGCATCCACGCGTGGCTGAACGACCATGACCGTGTCCGCGCGGCAGAAAGATCGATGGCCGATTGGGACGCCCCGGACGCTCTCGAACGGATCCTGGGCCTGATAGGCCAGTCCGTGAGGAAGGAGGCCTTCGTCGCATGA